Proteins encoded together in one Maribacter dokdonensis DSW-8 window:
- a CDS encoding S1/P1 nuclease, translating to MKYIFFLLVLAANVTFANDMYWSKTGHRVVGEVAEQHLTKKAKRAINDLLEGESLAAVANFADEIKSDRAYRKFSAWHYVNIPFGKTYDEIEKNEYGDLVQGVKTCLEIIKDKNSSKEDKAFYLKFLVHLIGDLHQPMHVGRAEDKGGNDIQLQWFGNGTNLHRVWDSNLIDENGMSFTELAVEYPKMSKQKIKFLQKGSLLDWVEESHLLAEKVYASVEVGEKLSYRYSYDWWHTVEDQLQKGGVRLAAVLNEAFK from the coding sequence ATGAAGTATATCTTTTTTTTATTGGTACTAGCAGCCAATGTTACATTTGCAAATGATATGTATTGGTCAAAAACCGGGCATAGGGTAGTAGGTGAAGTTGCAGAGCAGCATTTGACTAAAAAAGCAAAGAGGGCGATCAATGATTTATTGGAAGGTGAAAGTTTGGCTGCTGTTGCAAATTTTGCAGATGAAATAAAATCTGATCGTGCCTATCGCAAATTTAGCGCATGGCATTATGTAAACATTCCTTTTGGGAAAACTTATGATGAAATAGAAAAGAACGAATATGGTGATTTGGTACAAGGGGTGAAAACCTGTTTGGAAATCATTAAGGACAAGAATAGTAGTAAGGAAGACAAGGCATTTTATCTTAAGTTTTTGGTTCATCTTATTGGTGATCTACATCAACCTATGCATGTGGGTAGGGCAGAGGATAAAGGAGGTAATGATATACAATTGCAATGGTTTGGCAATGGTACCAATTTGCATAGGGTTTGGGATTCCAATTTGATAGACGAAAATGGAATGAGCTTTACAGAGCTTGCTGTGGAATATCCTAAAATGTCCAAGCAAAAAATTAAGTTTTTGCAAAAAGGATCTTTACTAGATTGGGTTGAAGAATCTCACTTATTGGCAGAGAAAGTATATGCCTCAGTAGAGGTTGGGGAAAAATTAAGCTACCGTTATAGTTATGACTGGTGGCACACCGTAGAAGATCAATTGCAAAAAGGAGGCGTTAGGTTAGCGGCGGTTTTAAATGAAGCTTTTAAATAA
- a CDS encoding TIGR03643 family protein: MNKEFTERELDRIIEMAWQDRTPFEAITFQFGISEQETIEVMRREMKPSSFRMWRKRVQGRATKHAKLRTDDTNRFRCSRQRNISGNKISKR, translated from the coding sequence ATGAATAAAGAATTTACAGAAAGAGAATTAGACCGTATTATTGAAATGGCTTGGCAAGACCGTACTCCTTTTGAAGCCATAACTTTTCAATTTGGTATTAGCGAACAAGAAACTATTGAAGTTATGCGTCGCGAAATGAAACCAAGCAGTTTTAGAATGTGGCGTAAACGTGTTCAAGGTCGTGCTACAAAACACGCCAAACTTCGTACAGATGATACGAATAGATTTCGATGTTCTAGACAACGAAACATCTCTGGCAATAAAATATCTAAGCGCTAA
- a CDS encoding AraC family transcriptional regulator codes for MVKHKPTFEAIKPDFGHSFTYQKFDENRINRNNLWHYHPELELVYVNGGSGKRQIGSHVSYYTNGDLILIGSNLPHCGFTDALTGNTSETVVQMKTDFLGTDFFKIPEMKKIEKLFNSASGGIAFSGKTKRKIGDKMEVLEYQTDFQRLLSILNILNDLGNSDDMRLLNAEGFSFATDVKDNDRINIVFNFVKNNFREEITLEQISSMVSMTIPSFCRYFKKITNKTFVQFVNEYRLVHASKLLAEKPLSITEVCFECGFNNFSHFNKSFKAFTGQNPSEYRNELKNVLV; via the coding sequence ATGGTAAAACATAAACCTACATTTGAAGCCATTAAACCAGATTTTGGTCATTCATTTACTTACCAAAAGTTTGATGAGAACAGAATTAACCGAAATAACCTGTGGCATTACCACCCAGAACTTGAACTGGTATATGTTAATGGTGGCTCAGGAAAGAGACAAATAGGTAGTCACGTATCTTATTATACAAATGGCGACCTTATATTAATAGGTAGTAATTTACCACATTGCGGGTTTACCGATGCACTTACCGGTAACACCAGTGAAACCGTTGTGCAAATGAAAACCGATTTTCTTGGAACAGATTTCTTTAAGATTCCTGAAATGAAGAAAATTGAAAAGCTTTTTAACAGCGCCAGTGGCGGAATTGCTTTCTCTGGAAAAACCAAAAGAAAGATTGGTGATAAAATGGAAGTGTTAGAATATCAGACGGATTTTCAGCGCTTACTTTCCATACTTAATATATTGAACGACTTGGGCAACTCTGACGATATGCGTTTGTTGAACGCAGAAGGATTCTCTTTTGCTACAGATGTAAAGGATAATGACAGGATAAATATCGTTTTTAATTTTGTCAAGAATAACTTTAGGGAAGAAATTACCTTAGAGCAAATTTCATCTATGGTCAGTATGACCATACCCTCTTTCTGTAGATACTTTAAAAAGATCACCAATAAGACCTTTGTACAATTTGTAAATGAATACCGTTTGGTACACGCTTCTAAACTTTTGGCAGAAAAACCATTAAGCATTACTGAAGTTTGTTTTGAATGTGGTTTCAACAACTTTTCTCATTTTAATAAATCGTTCAAGGCATTTACAGGGCAAAACCCCTCAGAATATAGAAATGAATTAAAGAATGTTTTGGTGTAA
- a CDS encoding DoxX family protein: MTYPWHLYVMGAIYIIAGTLHFIKPKVYLRIMPRYLPFHKALVLLSGIAEIILGVGLFFKETKDLAIYGLIAMLAVFLLVHFYMLSSEKASAGFPKWALLLRLPIQFALMYWAFTYLKL, translated from the coding sequence ATGACATATCCTTGGCATTTATATGTAATGGGCGCAATTTATATTATTGCAGGTACCTTACATTTTATAAAACCCAAGGTATACCTGAGAATAATGCCCAGGTACCTTCCGTTTCATAAAGCTTTAGTCTTATTAAGTGGTATTGCTGAAATTATTTTAGGTGTAGGGTTGTTTTTCAAAGAAACAAAAGACCTTGCTATTTATGGTTTAATAGCGATGTTAGCAGTATTTTTATTGGTTCACTTTTATATGTTGTCTAGTGAAAAGGCTAGTGCCGGTTTTCCTAAATGGGCACTTTTATTGCGACTACCAATACAATTTGCCCTTATGTACTGGGCATTTACGTACTTAAAACTATAG
- a CDS encoding DUF885 domain-containing protein, whose protein sequence is MKNIIIAFALITGLYTQAQLKTNGEVSTNPTVHNVGFITLLAHYYDDGLKLNPLNATFQGDNRYNDTLPNFLSDSFKKELVNYYQTYLERAEKFEDAKLSESEQMSKAILKWECKVNLEGLAFENYTPIDQMWSMNLMMGQLAGGTSAQPFKTTDDYVNWSKRLEDYVVWLQSAKTKMQEGIKAKNVLPKSLIKKVLPQLASVADAKLENNLFYSPIKNFPADFSESDQLRLTDTYTKIINNKIIPAYKELHDFMATEYLNAGRETSGIQGIPNGDAFYAHQIKLYTTTNLTADEIHEIGLKEVARISAEMENVKKQVGFKGDLKAFFNEVRTKKELMPFTDPQQVIDNFNDIHKKMMPKVNALFSKQPKTPFEVRRTEAFREASASAEYNPGSLDGTRPGIFYVPIPDVTFYNTYSDEDLFLHEAIPGHHFQISLTQENESLPQFRKTLWYSAYGEGWALYTESLGKELGLYTDPYQYFGMLGAEMHRAVRLVVDTGLHSKGWSREKAIQYSLDNEAESEASITAEIERYMANPGQALSYKIGQLKILELRAKAEANLGKDFDIKVFHEKVLEVGCVPLALLEEKIMNWISANTKA, encoded by the coding sequence ATGAAAAACATAATAATTGCATTTGCCTTAATAACTGGGCTTTATACCCAAGCCCAATTAAAAACTAATGGAGAGGTTTCTACAAATCCTACCGTTCATAATGTTGGCTTCATAACTTTATTGGCTCATTATTATGACGACGGATTAAAACTGAATCCGCTGAACGCCACTTTTCAAGGTGATAATAGATATAATGACACCCTACCTAATTTTCTTTCTGATTCGTTTAAGAAGGAATTGGTAAACTATTACCAAACGTATTTAGAAAGAGCTGAAAAATTTGAAGACGCAAAACTTTCTGAAAGTGAGCAAATGTCCAAAGCAATTCTTAAATGGGAGTGTAAGGTAAACTTAGAAGGTCTTGCTTTTGAAAATTATACGCCTATTGATCAAATGTGGTCAATGAATCTTATGATGGGGCAATTAGCAGGTGGTACAAGTGCACAGCCATTTAAAACAACCGACGACTACGTAAACTGGAGCAAGCGTTTAGAAGATTATGTGGTATGGCTTCAATCTGCAAAAACTAAAATGCAAGAGGGTATAAAGGCTAAAAATGTTCTGCCAAAATCACTTATCAAAAAAGTTTTACCGCAGTTAGCCAGTGTTGCAGATGCCAAGTTAGAAAACAATTTGTTCTATTCTCCAATTAAGAACTTTCCAGCTGACTTTAGCGAATCAGATCAATTAAGGTTGACGGATACCTATACGAAAATCATTAACAACAAAATTATTCCTGCCTACAAAGAATTGCATGATTTTATGGCAACCGAATATCTAAATGCCGGCAGAGAAACCAGTGGTATACAAGGTATACCCAATGGAGATGCTTTTTATGCGCACCAAATTAAATTATACACTACCACTAATTTAACGGCAGATGAAATTCATGAAATTGGGTTAAAAGAGGTTGCCAGAATTAGTGCAGAAATGGAAAACGTTAAAAAACAAGTTGGCTTTAAAGGGGATCTAAAAGCATTTTTTAATGAAGTTCGCACTAAAAAAGAGTTAATGCCATTTACAGACCCCCAACAGGTTATTGATAATTTTAACGACATTCATAAAAAAATGATGCCCAAGGTAAATGCCTTGTTCAGTAAACAACCGAAAACTCCGTTCGAGGTTAGACGAACAGAGGCTTTCAGAGAAGCATCTGCCAGCGCAGAATACAATCCCGGGTCTTTAGATGGCACAAGACCAGGTATTTTCTATGTTCCCATACCAGATGTTACTTTTTACAATACGTATTCTGATGAAGATCTGTTTTTACATGAAGCCATACCTGGTCATCACTTTCAGATTTCGCTGACCCAAGAAAATGAGAGCTTGCCTCAATTTAGAAAAACGTTATGGTACAGTGCATACGGCGAAGGCTGGGCATTATATACCGAATCTTTAGGTAAAGAATTAGGACTTTACACAGACCCTTACCAATATTTTGGGATGCTTGGTGCAGAAATGCATCGTGCCGTTCGTTTGGTGGTAGATACCGGTCTACACTCTAAAGGGTGGTCTAGGGAAAAAGCAATTCAATATTCTTTGGATAACGAGGCTGAATCCGAAGCTAGTATTACTGCAGAGATTGAAAGATATATGGCAAACCCTGGTCAAGCCTTGTCCTATAAAATAGGGCAGCTTAAAATTTTAGAACTTAGGGCAAAAGCTGAAGCCAACCTTGGTAAAGATTTTGACATCAAGGTTTTTCATGAAAAAGTTCTTGAAGTTGGCTGTGTTCCATTAGCACTTCTAGAAGAAAAAATAATGAACTGGATTTCAGCTAATACAAAAGCATAA
- a CDS encoding MOSC domain-containing protein, with protein MKVISTNLGDPVTFEWNGATEQTGIFKYPTSTSLFLTENDVKNDTVIDRVHHGGSNKACYLFSADYYDYWKSRYPDLKWDWGMFGENLTVDGLDESKVRVGDIYKIGEAIVQITQPREPCYKLGVRFGSQKILKEFIDHNHPGTYVKILKEGSVTKGDEIILVEQSKNTLTIQQFYELMFSKVKSRDLLELFMNNESVPQYKKDRFKKYLS; from the coding sequence ATGAAGGTGATTTCTACAAATTTAGGAGACCCGGTTACTTTTGAATGGAACGGTGCCACTGAGCAAACCGGCATCTTTAAATACCCAACATCTACATCGTTATTTTTAACTGAAAATGATGTTAAGAACGATACGGTTATTGACCGTGTACATCATGGCGGTTCCAATAAAGCGTGCTACCTTTTTTCTGCCGATTACTATGATTATTGGAAAAGCCGCTACCCGGATTTGAAATGGGACTGGGGCATGTTCGGTGAAAACCTAACCGTAGACGGCTTAGATGAATCTAAAGTACGTGTTGGAGATATTTACAAAATTGGCGAGGCTATTGTACAAATTACCCAACCACGTGAACCTTGTTATAAACTAGGAGTTAGATTTGGATCACAAAAAATACTGAAAGAATTTATTGACCATAACCACCCGGGCACTTACGTTAAAATCTTAAAGGAAGGTAGCGTAACAAAAGGTGATGAAATAATTTTAGTTGAGCAATCTAAAAACACTTTAACCATTCAGCAATTTTATGAACTAATGTTCTCAAAAGTTAAATCAAGAGATTTACTTGAACTGTTCATGAACAACGAATCTGTACCACAGTACAAGAAAGATAGGTTCAAAAAGTACTTATCTTAA
- the htpG gene encoding molecular chaperone HtpG produces the protein MATGKINVSVDNIFPLIKKFLYSDHEIFLRELVSNATDATLKLKHLTSIGEAKVEYGNPIIEIKADKEGKKLHIIDQGLGMTEDEVKKYINEVAFSGAEEFLNKYEDTAKDSGIIGHFGLGFYSAFMVAHKVEIITKSYKDEPAVHWSCDGSPEFVMEPAEKETRGTEIILHIAEDSTEFLEDSKISGLLSKYNKFMPIPIKFGMKTETLPKPEDAKEDDPAPTQEVDNIINNPNPAWTKQPADLEAKDYQEFYRELYPMQFEEPLFNIHLNVDYPFNLTGILYFPKLTNDLNVQKDKIQLYQNQVFVTDNVEGIVPEFLTMLRGVIDSPDIPLNVSRSYLQADGAVKKISSYITRKVADKLNSLFKNNREDFEAKWNDIKIVIEYGMLSEDKFFDKADKFALYPTVDGSYFTYDELLEKIKDAQTDKDGKTIILYASDKEAQHSYIETAKAKGYEVLLLDSPIIGHLMQKLEGSKENISFARVDADHIDKLIQKEETQISKLSDEEKETLKKELEEAITDKSFTVQLEAMDSDASPFTITEPEFMRRMKEMQQTGGGGGMFGMGAMPDMYNLIVNTNHPLVSEFLNTKTAKKKERLINQSLDLAKLSKGLLKGKALTEFIKRSYEMVK, from the coding sequence ATGGCAACAGGTAAAATTAATGTGTCGGTAGACAACATTTTTCCACTGATCAAGAAATTCTTGTACAGTGATCATGAAATTTTTCTAAGAGAACTCGTTTCTAACGCAACAGATGCAACTTTAAAATTAAAGCATTTGACCTCTATTGGAGAAGCCAAAGTAGAGTATGGTAATCCCATCATTGAAATTAAGGCGGACAAAGAAGGTAAAAAACTTCATATCATTGACCAAGGTCTTGGTATGACAGAAGATGAGGTTAAAAAATACATTAACGAAGTAGCATTTTCAGGCGCAGAGGAGTTTTTGAACAAGTATGAAGATACTGCAAAAGATTCTGGAATTATTGGTCATTTTGGTCTAGGATTCTATTCTGCATTTATGGTAGCTCATAAAGTAGAGATCATTACAAAAAGTTACAAAGACGAACCTGCGGTACATTGGTCATGTGACGGTTCTCCAGAGTTTGTAATGGAACCGGCAGAAAAAGAAACCCGTGGAACAGAAATAATTCTTCATATCGCAGAAGACTCAACCGAGTTTCTTGAAGACAGCAAAATCAGCGGTTTGTTAAGCAAGTACAACAAGTTTATGCCTATTCCAATTAAATTTGGAATGAAAACGGAAACTTTACCGAAACCGGAAGATGCAAAAGAAGATGACCCAGCTCCTACCCAAGAAGTAGATAATATCATTAACAACCCTAACCCAGCTTGGACAAAACAACCGGCTGATTTAGAAGCAAAAGATTACCAAGAATTCTACAGAGAATTGTACCCAATGCAATTTGAGGAGCCATTATTCAACATTCATTTAAATGTTGACTATCCTTTTAACTTAACGGGTATTCTTTATTTCCCTAAATTAACAAATGATCTTAATGTACAGAAAGACAAAATTCAGTTATACCAAAATCAAGTTTTCGTAACAGATAACGTTGAAGGTATTGTTCCTGAATTCTTGACTATGTTACGTGGAGTTATAGACTCTCCAGATATTCCGTTAAACGTTTCTCGTTCTTATTTACAGGCAGATGGTGCCGTTAAGAAAATATCTTCTTACATCACCAGAAAAGTTGCCGATAAACTAAACTCTTTGTTCAAAAACAACAGAGAAGATTTTGAAGCTAAATGGAACGATATCAAAATCGTTATTGAATACGGAATGTTGTCAGAAGATAAGTTCTTTGACAAAGCAGATAAATTTGCACTTTACCCAACCGTAGACGGTTCATACTTTACATATGATGAGCTATTGGAAAAAATTAAAGATGCACAGACAGATAAAGATGGTAAAACCATAATTCTGTATGCTTCCGATAAAGAAGCGCAACACAGCTATATTGAAACAGCAAAAGCTAAAGGTTATGAAGTATTGCTATTAGACTCACCAATTATTGGTCACCTAATGCAAAAACTTGAAGGTTCTAAAGAGAACATATCTTTTGCTCGTGTAGATGCAGACCATATAGATAAGTTGATCCAAAAAGAGGAAACTCAAATCTCTAAACTTTCAGATGAAGAAAAAGAGACTTTGAAAAAAGAATTGGAAGAAGCTATTACAGATAAAAGCTTCACCGTTCAATTGGAAGCAATGGATAGTGACGCTTCTCCGTTCACCATTACAGAACCTGAGTTTATGCGCCGTATGAAAGAAATGCAACAGACCGGCGGTGGCGGTGGTATGTTCGGTATGGGAGCTATGCCAGATATGTATAACCTTATCGTCAATACCAATCACCCATTGGTCAGCGAGTTTTTAAATACAAAAACAGCGAAGAAAAAAGAGCGATTGATCAACCAATCACTTGACTTGGCAAAGTTGTCCAAAGGCTTACTTAAAGGTAAGGCATTAACAGAGTTTATTAAACGTAGTTATGAGATGGTGAAGTAA
- a CDS encoding TetR family transcriptional regulator C-terminal domain-containing protein, which produces MCAKAKKVTKEVIIAKFMDYVLEHEHLPKTVYKFCKVNAIEEADFYLYFGSIEALKKGVWNSFFENTINVIEKNADYQSYANRDKMLTFFYTFFEVLTLNRSYVLYIMERAESPLKNLAQLKDLRKNVKDYAKRLIIEGNEQKTSKITKHNPHLFSEGAWLQTLFLMNFWKSDDSAAFEKTDVAIEKSVNTIFDVFDNTPLENILDFGKFLYKEKFA; this is translated from the coding sequence ATGTGCGCTAAAGCTAAAAAGGTTACTAAAGAAGTTATAATAGCCAAGTTTATGGATTATGTTTTGGAGCATGAACATTTGCCAAAAACGGTCTATAAGTTCTGTAAGGTCAATGCAATTGAAGAAGCGGATTTTTATTTGTATTTCGGTTCTATTGAGGCTTTGAAGAAGGGAGTTTGGAATTCCTTTTTTGAAAATACAATCAATGTCATAGAAAAAAATGCAGATTATCAATCATATGCCAATAGAGATAAAATGCTTACGTTCTTCTACACTTTTTTTGAGGTTTTGACCTTGAATAGAAGTTATGTATTGTACATCATGGAACGTGCAGAGAGTCCTTTGAAAAATCTAGCCCAATTAAAGGATCTTAGAAAAAATGTAAAAGATTACGCCAAACGTCTTATTATAGAAGGAAATGAGCAAAAGACTAGTAAGATAACAAAGCATAATCCACACTTGTTTTCAGAAGGGGCTTGGTTGCAGACCTTATTTTTAATGAATTTTTGGAAATCGGATGATTCTGCAGCTTTTGAAAAAACAGATGTAGCCATTGAGAAATCTGTTAATACAATTTTTGACGTTTTCGATAATACACCATTAGAGAATATCCTAGATTTTGGAAAATTTCTTTATAAAGAAAAATTTGCCTAA
- a CDS encoding ABC1 kinase family protein: MKTLDKIPTGKIERASKLVKTGAKIGGNYAKYFGKKIINPETTKDELNEDNAADIYDGLKSLKGSALKVAQMLSMEKNLLPNAYVEKFSLSQFSVPPLSAPLVRKTFKKYLGKFPEEVFDSFEKDSINAASIGQVHKATKDGKTLAVKIQYPGVAQSISSDLAIVKPIAIRMFNLQGKDSDKYFKEVEHKLVEETDYILEVAQSKEITEACRVIPNINFPNYYTDLSSERIITMDWMSGKHLSEFTKTNFEPETGDKLGQALWDFYMYQIHALRKVHADPHPGNFLVSEDNELIAIDFGCIKEVPDAFYVPYFELADPKNISDDKIFTEKLYQLEILMPTDTQQEITFFNSIFHQLLSLFTSPFHKKDFDFGDEVFWAKIADLGEQFSSDKQIRKMNGNRGSKHFLYMNRTFFGLYNLLHDLKANIKVDNYKKYL, from the coding sequence ATGAAAACACTTGATAAAATACCTACCGGGAAGATAGAAAGAGCAAGTAAACTGGTAAAGACAGGCGCTAAAATAGGAGGTAACTATGCTAAATATTTTGGTAAAAAAATCATCAATCCAGAAACTACCAAAGATGAGTTGAACGAAGACAATGCGGCAGATATTTATGATGGGTTAAAATCTTTAAAAGGTAGTGCCCTAAAGGTAGCTCAAATGCTGAGCATGGAAAAGAATTTATTGCCTAATGCCTATGTTGAGAAGTTTTCATTATCACAATTTTCAGTTCCCCCTTTATCTGCACCTCTGGTTAGAAAAACCTTTAAAAAATATTTAGGTAAGTTTCCTGAAGAGGTTTTTGACTCTTTTGAAAAAGATTCTATAAATGCAGCAAGTATTGGTCAGGTCCATAAAGCTACAAAAGACGGTAAGACCTTGGCGGTAAAAATTCAATATCCAGGTGTTGCACAAAGTATAAGTAGCGACCTAGCTATCGTTAAGCCTATTGCCATTCGTATGTTTAATTTACAGGGTAAGGATTCGGATAAATATTTTAAGGAAGTTGAACATAAACTTGTAGAGGAAACAGATTATATTTTAGAAGTTGCTCAAAGCAAGGAAATAACTGAAGCTTGCAGGGTAATTCCCAATATAAATTTTCCAAATTACTATACTGATTTATCTAGTGAGCGTATTATCACTATGGATTGGATGAGCGGTAAGCATTTGAGCGAGTTTACCAAGACCAATTTTGAACCAGAGACAGGTGATAAGTTGGGGCAGGCTCTTTGGGATTTTTATATGTATCAGATCCATGCTTTACGAAAAGTGCATGCAGACCCGCACCCGGGCAATTTTTTGGTCAGTGAAGACAATGAACTAATTGCTATAGACTTCGGATGCATAAAAGAGGTGCCAGATGCTTTTTATGTTCCTTATTTTGAATTGGCTGATCCAAAAAATATTTCCGACGATAAAATATTTACTGAAAAATTGTATCAACTTGAAATTTTGATGCCTACGGATACTCAACAAGAAATAACGTTTTTCAATTCTATATTCCACCAACTCTTAAGTTTGTTTACATCACCCTTTCATAAAAAAGATTTTGATTTTGGTGATGAGGTTTTTTGGGCTAAGATTGCAGATTTGGGCGAGCAGTTTTCATCGGATAAGCAAATAAGAAAGATGAATGGTAATAGAGGGTCCAAACACTTTTTGTATATGAACAGAACTTTTTTTGGTCTGTATAATTTACTTCATGATCTAAAGGCGAATATTAAGGTCGATAACTATAAAAAGTACCTTTAA
- a CDS encoding 3-oxoacyl-ACP synthase III family protein yields MYNSKIIGLGHYVPENVVTNDDLSKVMDTNDAWIQERTGIKERRHVVKGDGDTTTTMGVKAAKIAIERAGIDKDDIDFIVFATLSPDYYFPGPGVLVQRDLGIKTVGALDVRNQCSGFVYAVSIADQYIKTGMYKNVLVIGSELHSHGLDMTTRGRSVSVIFGDGAGAAVLTREEDTTKGILSTHLHSEGQHAEELSLIAPGMGNRWVTDIMEDSNPNDESYFPYMNGQFVFKNAVVRFSEVIVEGLEKNKLNATDIDLLVPHQANLRISQFIQKKFQLTDDQVFNNIMKYGNTTAASIPIALTEAWEAGKVKSGDLVVLAAFGSGFTWGSVIIRW; encoded by the coding sequence ATGTATAATTCTAAAATAATTGGCTTAGGTCATTATGTACCTGAAAATGTAGTGACAAATGACGATTTGTCTAAGGTGATGGATACAAATGATGCTTGGATCCAAGAAAGAACCGGTATAAAGGAAAGAAGACATGTAGTTAAGGGTGATGGCGATACTACAACTACAATGGGTGTTAAGGCGGCCAAAATAGCTATTGAAAGAGCTGGTATTGATAAGGATGATATAGATTTTATAGTGTTTGCCACTTTAAGTCCTGATTATTATTTTCCTGGACCGGGAGTTTTGGTACAAAGAGATTTAGGGATCAAGACCGTTGGGGCATTAGATGTTCGTAACCAATGCTCTGGGTTCGTATATGCGGTTTCCATAGCAGACCAGTATATAAAAACGGGCATGTACAAAAACGTACTTGTTATAGGTTCAGAGCTGCACTCCCATGGTTTAGATATGACAACGCGGGGTAGAAGTGTTTCCGTAATTTTTGGAGATGGAGCAGGAGCGGCTGTACTTACAAGAGAAGAAGATACTACAAAAGGTATATTATCTACACATTTGCATTCAGAAGGTCAACATGCGGAAGAACTTTCATTGATCGCTCCGGGTATGGGTAATAGATGGGTAACCGATATTATGGAAGATAGCAATCCTAATGATGAATCTTACTTTCCCTACATGAACGGGCAGTTTGTATTTAAAAACGCAGTGGTTCGTTTTAGTGAAGTTATAGTGGAAGGTTTAGAGAAGAATAAATTAAATGCTACCGATATTGATTTGTTGGTACCGCACCAGGCAAATTTGAGAATATCTCAGTTTATTCAAAAGAAATTTCAGTTAACAGATGATCAAGTGTTCAATAACATCATGAAATACGGTAACACCACAGCGGCATCAATTCCAATTGCCCTTACAGAGGCATGGGAAGCTGGTAAGGTAAAAAGTGGTGATCTTGTTGTCTTGGCTGCATTCGGCAGTGGATTTACCTGGGGTAGTGTAATCATAAGATGGTAA
- a CDS encoding CoA-binding protein — MKKTLVFGASLKPNRYSNLAIHRLVDSGVETFAFGLREGKVSGVNISNKLDKINDIHTITLYINPKRQEEYYNSIVSLAPKRVIFNPGTENPEFYNILRNNNIEPEVACTLVLLSTGQY; from the coding sequence ATGAAAAAGACCCTAGTTTTCGGAGCCTCCTTAAAACCAAATCGATATAGCAATTTAGCAATACATAGACTGGTAGATTCGGGGGTGGAAACCTTTGCCTTTGGTTTAAGGGAAGGTAAGGTTTCAGGAGTCAATATCAGTAATAAGTTAGACAAAATTAATGATATTCATACAATAACCCTATATATAAACCCAAAAAGACAAGAAGAATATTATAATAGCATTGTATCGTTAGCGCCTAAACGGGTTATTTTTAATCCTGGTACAGAAAACCCAGAGTTTTATAACATATTGAGAAATAATAATATAGAACCTGAAGTTGCCTGTACTTTAGTACTGTTAAGTACCGGGCAATATTAG